A genomic stretch from Microbacterium proteolyticum includes:
- a CDS encoding aldo/keto reductase: protein MPIAADDPRLTSPFEASPTRYDDVLFQRAGASGIPLPRISLGLWQNFGTARPLDTQREILRHAFDRGVVHIDLANNYGPPYGSAETTFGTVLDTDLRRYREELFVSTKAGYDMWPGPYGDGGSRKYLVRSLEQSLTRMRTDYVDVFYSHRVDPETPLEETVHALADIVRSGKALYVGISNYPADLTRRAHDLLAAEGVRLFVHQPRYSLFDRTPEAELFPALRELAVGSAVFSPLAQGLLTGKYLDGTVPADSRAADSRFLNESALTDDYLARIRGIDGVAREAGLSIPQLAVAWVLRDSVVTTAIIGASRPSQIDDAVAASTTSLTDDVITALDAFAAPVGERIA, encoded by the coding sequence ATGCCCATCGCCGCCGATGACCCCCGCCTGACCTCTCCGTTCGAGGCCTCCCCCACCCGCTACGACGACGTGCTCTTCCAGCGCGCGGGGGCGAGCGGCATCCCGCTCCCCCGCATCTCGCTCGGGTTGTGGCAGAACTTTGGGACCGCCCGCCCGCTCGACACCCAGCGCGAGATCCTGCGCCACGCATTCGATCGGGGCGTGGTGCACATCGACCTCGCCAACAACTACGGCCCGCCGTACGGGTCGGCGGAGACCACGTTCGGCACGGTGCTCGACACCGATCTGCGCCGGTACCGCGAGGAACTGTTCGTCTCGACCAAGGCCGGCTACGACATGTGGCCGGGCCCGTACGGTGACGGCGGGTCACGCAAGTACCTGGTCCGTTCGCTCGAGCAGAGCCTCACCCGCATGCGCACCGACTACGTCGACGTGTTCTACTCCCACCGCGTCGACCCCGAAACGCCGCTGGAGGAGACGGTCCACGCCCTGGCCGACATCGTCCGCAGCGGAAAGGCGCTCTACGTCGGCATCTCGAACTACCCCGCCGACCTCACCCGCCGCGCGCACGATCTGCTCGCGGCCGAGGGCGTGCGGCTGTTCGTCCACCAGCCGCGGTACTCGCTCTTCGATCGCACCCCCGAGGCGGAGCTGTTCCCGGCGCTTCGCGAACTCGCCGTCGGGAGCGCCGTCTTCTCACCGCTCGCGCAGGGGCTGTTGACCGGGAAGTACCTCGACGGCACCGTGCCGGCCGACTCGCGCGCCGCCGACAGCCGCTTCCTGAACGAGTCCGCACTCACCGACGACTATCTCGCGCGCATTCGCGGCATCGACGGCGTCGCCCGCGAGGCCGGTCTGTCGATCCCCCAGCTCGCGGTGGCCTGGGTGCTGCGCGACTCCGTCGTCACGACCGCGATCATCGGCGCCTCGCGTCCGAGCCAGATCGACGACGCCGTCGCGGCGAGTACGACATCGCTGACGGATGACGTGATCACGGCGCTCGACGCATTCGCCGCCCCCGTGGGCGAGCGCATCGCCTGA
- a CDS encoding methionine synthase gives MTTLLPTSTVGSLPKPSWLAKPEVLWSPWELEGDVLVEGKRDALRAVVQEQELRGLDIISDGEQTRQHFVTTFIEHLDGVDFEHRETVRIRDRYDASVPTVVGEVSRRAPVFVDDAAFLRTQTDRPIKWALPGPMTMIDTLADRHYNSREKLAWEFATILNQEARELEAAGVDIIQFDEPAFNVFFDEMKEWGIAALERAVEGLRAQTVVHICYGYGIKANTDWKATLGSEWRQYEESFPLLQQSSIDIISLESHRSNVPIDLVELLRGKKVMLGALDVASERIETPEEVAETLRRALRFVDADKLIPSSNCGMAPLPRPVALDKISALSAGARLLREELAGAAS, from the coding sequence GTGACAACGCTCCTGCCCACCTCCACCGTCGGCAGCCTCCCCAAGCCCTCCTGGCTCGCCAAGCCCGAGGTGCTGTGGTCGCCGTGGGAGCTCGAGGGCGACGTGCTCGTCGAGGGCAAGCGCGACGCGCTGCGCGCGGTCGTGCAGGAGCAGGAGCTGCGCGGCCTCGACATCATCAGCGACGGCGAGCAGACCCGTCAGCACTTCGTGACGACGTTCATCGAGCACCTCGACGGCGTGGACTTCGAGCACCGCGAGACCGTCCGCATCCGTGACCGCTACGACGCGAGCGTCCCCACGGTCGTCGGCGAGGTGAGCCGACGCGCACCGGTGTTCGTCGACGACGCGGCGTTCCTGCGCACGCAGACCGACCGGCCGATCAAATGGGCTCTGCCGGGGCCCATGACGATGATCGACACCCTGGCCGACCGGCACTACAACAGCCGCGAGAAGTTGGCGTGGGAGTTCGCCACGATCCTCAACCAGGAAGCGCGCGAATTGGAGGCCGCCGGCGTCGACATCATCCAGTTCGACGAGCCCGCGTTCAACGTCTTCTTCGACGAGATGAAGGAGTGGGGCATCGCCGCCCTGGAACGTGCCGTCGAGGGCCTGCGCGCGCAGACGGTCGTGCACATCTGCTACGGCTACGGGATCAAGGCGAACACCGACTGGAAAGCCACGCTGGGGTCGGAGTGGCGTCAGTACGAGGAGTCGTTCCCGCTGCTGCAGCAGTCGAGCATCGACATCATCTCGCTCGAGAGCCACCGGTCGAACGTGCCGATCGACCTCGTCGAACTCCTTCGCGGCAAGAAGGTCATGCTCGGCGCCCTCGATGTCGCCAGCGAACGCATCGAGACGCCGGAGGAGGTCGCCGAGACCCTGCGCCGTGCGCTCCGGTTCGTCGATGCCGACAAGCTGATCCCGAGCTCCAACTGCGGAATGGCGCCCCTGCCGCGCCCGGTCGCCCTCGACAAGATCAGCGCGCTCTCGGCGGGAGCCCGCCTGCTGCGCGAGGAACTGGCGGGCGCGGCGTCCTGA
- a CDS encoding putative oxygenase MesX: MANDITFSITTTRFDEDYAPAETSRVTTNFANLARGADRQQNLRNALTMIDRRLNDLASAENPRGDRYRVELDIISVQLHFSDGADEELPVIEVLDVHIVDTLTGERHQGIVGNNFSSYLRDYDFSVVLPAAQAAAGGFTVPDDFGDLHGKIFQHFLASDAYRERFPLPPVICISVSTSRTYRRTGVVHPALGVEYAQDATSSLTDEYFGKMGLQVRYFMPRGSVAPLAFYFRGDLLADYSDLQLIGTVATMETFQKIYRPEIYNARTPAGEVYQPSLEAADFEPTEVTYDRVERSQLAVTQGRYAEEHFVKPHRRILDEWAAHYSLATR, from the coding sequence ATGGCGAACGACATCACGTTCAGCATCACGACCACTCGCTTCGACGAAGACTATGCACCCGCCGAGACCTCCCGCGTCACGACGAACTTCGCCAACCTCGCGCGCGGCGCCGATCGGCAGCAGAACCTGCGCAACGCCCTGACGATGATCGATCGCCGACTCAACGATCTCGCGTCGGCCGAGAACCCGCGCGGCGACCGGTACCGCGTCGAGCTGGACATCATCTCGGTGCAGCTGCATTTCTCCGATGGTGCCGACGAGGAGCTTCCCGTGATCGAGGTGCTCGATGTGCACATCGTCGACACGCTCACCGGAGAACGTCACCAGGGAATCGTCGGCAACAACTTCTCGTCGTACCTGCGCGATTACGACTTCAGCGTGGTGCTCCCCGCCGCCCAGGCGGCCGCCGGCGGTTTCACCGTGCCGGATGACTTCGGCGACCTGCACGGCAAGATCTTCCAGCACTTCCTCGCCTCCGACGCCTACCGCGAACGCTTCCCGCTCCCGCCCGTCATCTGCATCAGCGTCTCCACCAGCCGCACCTACCGGCGCACCGGCGTCGTGCACCCCGCCCTGGGCGTGGAGTACGCACAGGATGCCACTTCCTCTCTCACCGACGAGTACTTCGGGAAGATGGGTCTGCAGGTGCGCTACTTCATGCCGCGCGGAAGCGTGGCGCCGCTGGCGTTCTACTTCCGCGGCGACCTGCTGGCTGACTACTCCGACCTCCAGCTCATCGGCACGGTCGCGACCATGGAGACGTTCCAGAAGATCTACCGGCCCGAGATCTACAACGCCCGCACACCCGCCGGCGAGGTCTACCAGCCCAGTCTCGAGGCGGCGGACTTCGAGCCGACCGAGGTCACGTACGACCGGGTCGAGCGCAGCCAGCTCGCCGTCACCCAGGGCCGCTACGCCGAGGAGCACTTCGTGAAGCCGCACCGCCGAATCCTCGACGAGTGGGCCGCCCACTACTCGCTCGCCACCCGATGA
- a CDS encoding LysR family transcriptional regulator produces MSRRSSGITLQQLQYFIEVAAEGSISAAADLLFVAQPTMSAAMRELETRVGRDLLTRSARGVTLTSDGVEFLGYARQVVEQAELLEQRYLGRPPSRRLLGISAQHYSFVVDAFVRMVRATDAAEYEFSLRETRTFDIIEDVRTLRSEIGILFRNDFNRNVIDKLLRDSGLAFHPLFVAEPHIFVSRRNPLASRPRATLDDLADLPRLTFDQGANNSFYFAEEILSTLSSRQEIRVSDRATIFNLMIGLDGYTISTGIISDDLDPEIVAVPLDVDERIEIGWIGRSAIPLTEQAQRYLVEVRDVVAGFGVALLG; encoded by the coding sequence ATGTCAAGGCGGTCGAGCGGCATCACGCTGCAACAGCTTCAGTACTTCATCGAGGTGGCGGCCGAGGGATCGATCAGCGCCGCTGCCGACCTGCTGTTCGTCGCGCAACCCACCATGTCGGCGGCGATGCGCGAGCTGGAGACCCGCGTGGGTCGAGACCTGCTCACGCGCTCCGCGCGGGGCGTGACGCTCACGAGCGACGGCGTGGAGTTCCTCGGCTACGCCCGTCAGGTGGTCGAGCAGGCGGAGCTGCTCGAGCAGCGCTACCTCGGGAGACCTCCGTCGAGGCGACTGCTCGGGATCTCGGCACAGCACTATTCCTTCGTCGTCGACGCATTCGTGCGCATGGTGCGAGCGACGGATGCCGCCGAGTACGAGTTCTCCCTCCGAGAGACGCGGACCTTCGACATCATCGAAGACGTCCGCACGCTCCGCAGCGAGATCGGAATCCTGTTCCGCAATGATTTCAATCGCAATGTCATCGACAAGCTGCTGCGGGACTCCGGACTGGCGTTTCACCCGCTCTTCGTGGCCGAACCGCACATCTTCGTCTCGCGCCGGAACCCCCTGGCATCCCGCCCTCGCGCGACTCTGGACGACCTCGCCGATCTTCCCCGGTTGACGTTCGACCAGGGGGCGAACAACTCGTTCTACTTCGCCGAGGAGATCCTCTCCACCCTGTCGAGCAGGCAGGAGATCCGCGTCTCAGATCGCGCCACGATCTTCAACCTCATGATCGGTCTGGACGGGTACACGATCTCGACGGGCATCATCAGCGACGATCTCGACCCCGAGATCGTCGCGGTGCCCCTGGATGTCGACGAGCGCATCGAGATCGGCTGGATCGGCCGCAGCGCCATCCCCCTGACCGAGCAGGCGCAGCGCTACCTCGTCGAGGTGCGCGACGTGGTCGCCGGCTTCGGGGTGGCGCTGCTGGGCTGA
- a CDS encoding glycosyltransferase family 2 protein, with the protein MATSLRSRTHAPASPRRSSWEALPEVAPTRRSRSTRRRASTPVTGHDGSPTDPAERSGAAFLTAALPAAEESPVAVPGRRRRAARRTGGLVAALPAHNEEAGIAAAIEGLKNQTSPPDHIVVIADNCTDRTVEIARAHGAEVFITTGNTHKKAGALNQFLAEALLHLREDDLVLVQDADSALDPDFLEIARKNLRGKIGAVGGVFRGSEGGGFVGHLQRNEYARYARDVQRLNGKCLVVTGTAAVMKAGMLRQIGKARLAGQLPAGDGRGGVYDTSVLTEDNELTFAIRHLGYDVLSPAGCTLVTEIMPTWKDLWKQRLRWKRGAVENCVQYGLTRITWPYWGRQILTMLGCLITYIYLGTIVYALFFDSFSIQPFWLGVTAIFVIERIVTVRYRGWRYMLVAGLMYELIIDLFLQVVHTKAYLDALTRRRRDW; encoded by the coding sequence ATGGCCACCTCTCTGCGCTCCCGTACGCATGCCCCGGCCTCGCCTCGTCGTTCATCGTGGGAGGCGCTGCCCGAGGTCGCTCCGACGCGGCGCTCGCGGAGCACGCGTCGTCGGGCGTCCACGCCCGTCACCGGACACGACGGGTCGCCGACGGATCCGGCCGAGCGCTCGGGCGCAGCTTTCCTCACCGCCGCGCTCCCCGCGGCCGAGGAGTCCCCGGTCGCCGTTCCCGGCCGCCGCCGCCGCGCCGCCCGGCGCACCGGCGGACTGGTGGCCGCGCTTCCCGCCCACAACGAAGAGGCGGGCATCGCCGCCGCGATCGAGGGCCTCAAGAACCAGACCTCACCGCCGGACCACATCGTCGTGATCGCTGACAACTGCACCGACCGCACGGTCGAGATCGCCCGCGCGCACGGCGCCGAGGTCTTCATCACGACCGGCAACACCCACAAGAAGGCCGGCGCCCTCAACCAGTTCCTGGCCGAGGCTCTGCTGCATCTGCGCGAGGACGACCTGGTGCTCGTGCAGGATGCCGACTCCGCCCTGGACCCGGACTTCCTGGAGATCGCCCGAAAGAATCTGCGCGGGAAGATCGGCGCCGTGGGAGGCGTCTTCCGCGGGAGCGAGGGCGGCGGCTTCGTCGGTCACCTGCAGCGGAACGAGTATGCGCGCTACGCCCGCGACGTGCAGCGCCTGAACGGCAAGTGCCTCGTCGTCACCGGGACCGCGGCGGTCATGAAGGCCGGCATGCTCCGGCAGATCGGCAAGGCCCGTCTGGCCGGCCAACTCCCCGCCGGTGACGGCCGCGGCGGCGTCTATGACACCTCGGTGCTCACCGAGGACAACGAGCTGACCTTCGCCATCCGTCACCTCGGCTACGACGTCCTGAGCCCCGCCGGCTGCACGCTCGTCACCGAGATCATGCCCACCTGGAAGGATCTGTGGAAGCAGCGACTGCGGTGGAAGCGGGGCGCGGTGGAGAACTGCGTGCAGTACGGACTCACCCGCATCACGTGGCCCTACTGGGGCCGGCAGATCCTCACGATGCTCGGGTGCCTCATCACCTACATCTACCTCGGCACGATCGTGTACGCGCTGTTCTTCGACAGCTTCTCGATCCAGCCCTTCTGGCTCGGTGTCACGGCGATCTTCGTCATCGAGCGCATCGTCACGGTGCGCTACCGCGGCTGGCGCTACATGCTCGTCGCCGGTCTGATGTACGAGCTGATCATCGATCTCTTCCTGCAAGTCGTCCACACCAAGGCATACCTGGATGCGCTGACACGACGTCGGCGCGACTGGTGA
- a CDS encoding family 16 glycosylhydrolase, producing MPHSSVLSRPFAAVLALVVLVGLAAAPTGAVAAETAEAATPAAVLASAPADAAGWTTLFRDEFDGSAGSPVGSQWEPEVGTWGTGAVDRTTASTANVFLDGTGALAIRALRDSAGEWTSGRIITADKSFAAPTGGRLLMTASVRLPSVVDPIGYWSAFWALGRDANGQIDWPRTGELDMLEAVNGTPQVIQTLHCDLPDGGACDEPYGITSGLQDCAECLTGFHDYSVLIDRSISGAERLEFFIDGVVTHTIEEAVVGESAWDAAIPNAYFLVLNLAIGGGLPNGVCGCDSAAAPKTSGGTMSVDHVAVYRSNPPVAPTPTPTPAPAAPTISGDPTVGSTLVAASGRDVPVTYQWSSDGAAISGATSSSLTLPASTVGTRITVTVAAPDGSSAATSLPTAPVAAGTLGAVTPTVTGTAKVGSTLTASPGTWTPSPVTLTYRWKADGVDISGATGKTLKLAKAQIGKRITVTVTGAKAGYTTAQRTSASTAAVVR from the coding sequence TTGCCTCATTCCTCCGTCCTTTCGCGCCCGTTCGCGGCTGTGCTCGCCCTCGTGGTTCTGGTCGGGCTCGCTGCTGCACCGACCGGTGCCGTCGCCGCGGAGACCGCCGAAGCAGCCACTCCGGCCGCCGTCCTCGCCTCCGCTCCCGCGGACGCCGCAGGGTGGACCACTCTCTTCCGTGACGAATTCGACGGGTCGGCCGGTTCGCCGGTCGGTTCGCAGTGGGAACCAGAGGTGGGCACGTGGGGGACGGGCGCCGTCGACCGCACCACGGCCTCCACCGCCAACGTCTTCCTCGACGGCACCGGTGCCCTCGCCATTCGTGCACTTCGCGATTCGGCGGGGGAGTGGACCTCGGGCCGGATCATCACGGCCGACAAGTCGTTCGCCGCTCCGACGGGTGGGCGCCTGCTCATGACGGCATCCGTTCGTCTGCCCTCCGTCGTGGATCCGATCGGGTACTGGTCGGCGTTCTGGGCCCTGGGTCGCGATGCGAACGGTCAGATCGACTGGCCGCGCACCGGTGAGCTCGACATGCTCGAGGCGGTCAACGGGACCCCGCAGGTGATCCAGACGCTGCATTGCGACCTGCCGGACGGGGGTGCGTGTGATGAGCCGTACGGCATCACCAGCGGGCTGCAGGACTGTGCCGAATGCCTCACGGGTTTCCACGACTATTCCGTTCTGATCGATCGCTCCATTTCCGGAGCGGAGCGGCTCGAATTCTTCATCGACGGCGTGGTCACCCACACCATCGAAGAGGCCGTGGTCGGCGAGAGCGCGTGGGATGCCGCCATTCCGAACGCCTATTTCCTGGTGCTGAATCTCGCGATCGGGGGCGGCCTGCCCAACGGCGTCTGCGGGTGCGACAGCGCTGCCGCGCCGAAGACCTCCGGCGGCACGATGTCGGTCGATCACGTCGCGGTGTACCGCTCGAACCCGCCCGTCGCCCCCACACCGACTCCGACGCCCGCGCCCGCGGCCCCGACCATCAGCGGCGACCCGACGGTCGGCTCCACCCTCGTCGCGGCGTCCGGCCGTGACGTTCCGGTGACGTACCAGTGGTCGTCCGACGGTGCCGCGATCAGCGGCGCGACGAGCAGCTCGTTGACGCTGCCCGCGTCGACCGTCGGCACGCGCATCACCGTGACGGTGGCGGCACCGGACGGATCGAGCGCCGCGACATCGCTGCCGACGGCGCCCGTCGCCGCGGGCACGCTCGGGGCTGTGACTCCGACGGTCACCGGCACGGCCAAGGTGGGGTCGACCTTGACGGCATCTCCCGGGACGTGGACGCCGAGTCCGGTCACCCTGACCTACCGCTGGAAGGCCGACGGTGTCGACATCTCCGGCGCGACGGGCAAGACGCTGAAGCTCGCCAAGGCCCAGATCGGCAAGCGCATCACCGTCACGGTCACCGGCGCCAAGGCGGGGTACACCACCGCGCAGCGCACCTCGGCGTCCACGGCGGCGGTCGTGCGCTGA
- a CDS encoding helix-turn-helix domain-containing protein, translating into MASRAQQEENPLDLAADVAPGRLHRARMAWEAATLANIALSDIAGNADVVGLVQRYSNNSTGVVKLRQLANLKPCRVVMDSRPVPRRARRLTDAEKMAFVEGYKQGELVADLARQLGVHRTTLDMLVARLELSRVDPNEVPAKVRDDLVEKYRAGESLAAIGDRLGFSANKVQRLLVSMGEPIRPRGPRKPTVTSEQIQQMVSRYEQGEAISAIADSAGVSYAQTRSCLMEAGVQMRPRGGVR; encoded by the coding sequence ATGGCCTCGCGGGCGCAGCAGGAGGAGAACCCCCTCGATCTGGCCGCGGACGTCGCCCCGGGAAGGCTGCACCGCGCGCGAATGGCCTGGGAGGCGGCGACTCTCGCGAACATCGCTCTCAGCGATATTGCGGGTAACGCTGACGTGGTGGGGCTTGTTCAAAGGTACTCGAATAATTCGACAGGGGTGGTGAAGCTGCGCCAACTGGCAAATCTGAAGCCGTGCCGGGTTGTGATGGACAGCCGCCCCGTACCTCGCCGAGCTCGACGGCTGACCGACGCAGAGAAGATGGCGTTTGTTGAGGGCTACAAGCAGGGAGAGCTGGTCGCAGATCTGGCCCGTCAGCTTGGAGTGCATCGCACGACGCTCGACATGCTGGTTGCTCGTTTGGAGCTGAGCCGGGTAGATCCAAATGAGGTGCCGGCGAAGGTACGTGATGACCTGGTTGAGAAGTACCGGGCGGGGGAGTCCCTAGCTGCGATCGGCGATCGGCTCGGGTTCAGCGCCAACAAGGTGCAGCGGCTGCTCGTGTCGATGGGTGAACCGATCCGCCCACGGGGCCCAAGGAAGCCAACGGTTACGAGCGAGCAGATCCAGCAGATGGTCTCGCGGTATGAGCAGGGCGAGGCGATCTCAGCCATCGCAGACTCCGCTGGAGTGAGCTATGCGCAGACGAGGTCGTGCCTGATGGAGGCAGGCGTTCAGATGCGGCCGCGCGGGGGAGTGCGGTGA
- a CDS encoding fatty acid desaturase family protein, producing the protein MEMRSPVIESRLGPIRQTYAGTTEFPPMAKAYTELSQVVRETGLLLRAQRFYAVVGLVLAVGFAGAIAGFVLFGDSWYQLLIAAALGVLFTQVAFLAHEAAHKQILASGPGNERLALWLGAGVVGLSMSWWGAKHTRHHANPNRVGKDPDIEVDTVSFLEADAAKARGLRRWITQRQGWLFFPLLTLEGANLHFLAFRHLLSRGEVKGRRRELAILALRFSVFVAPVFVFLPLGMAFAFLGVQLAVFGVYMGASFAPNHKGMAVIAPNAKLDFFSKQVRTSRNITGGWWATWLMGGLNYQIEHHLFPNMPRPHLSRARAIVKEHSETLNVPYVETSLWRSYGIVIAYLNRVGLAARDPFECPMTSAAARA; encoded by the coding sequence ATGGAAATGCGCTCACCGGTCATTGAATCCCGACTGGGTCCTATTCGCCAGACCTACGCAGGGACGACGGAGTTCCCCCCGATGGCGAAGGCCTACACCGAGCTGTCTCAGGTCGTTCGAGAGACCGGTCTCCTGCTGCGTGCACAGCGCTTCTACGCCGTCGTCGGCCTCGTGCTCGCGGTCGGATTCGCCGGGGCCATCGCCGGGTTCGTCCTCTTCGGCGACAGTTGGTATCAGCTGCTCATCGCTGCCGCACTGGGCGTCCTGTTCACCCAGGTGGCATTCCTCGCCCACGAGGCCGCGCACAAGCAGATCCTCGCCTCCGGTCCCGGGAACGAACGCCTCGCGCTGTGGCTGGGAGCCGGCGTCGTCGGTCTGAGCATGTCGTGGTGGGGCGCGAAGCACACCCGCCACCACGCCAACCCGAACCGCGTCGGCAAGGACCCGGACATCGAGGTCGACACGGTCTCCTTCCTCGAGGCCGACGCGGCGAAAGCACGTGGCTTGCGGCGATGGATCACCCAGAGGCAGGGCTGGCTCTTCTTCCCCCTCCTCACGCTCGAGGGCGCCAACCTTCACTTCCTCGCGTTCAGACACCTTCTCTCCCGCGGCGAGGTGAAGGGACGCCGCCGCGAGCTCGCGATCCTCGCGCTTCGGTTCTCGGTCTTCGTCGCCCCGGTGTTCGTCTTCCTTCCTCTCGGGATGGCGTTCGCGTTCCTGGGCGTCCAGCTCGCCGTGTTCGGCGTGTACATGGGCGCATCGTTCGCCCCCAATCACAAGGGCATGGCCGTCATCGCCCCGAACGCGAAGCTCGACTTCTTCAGCAAGCAGGTCCGCACCTCACGCAACATCACCGGCGGGTGGTGGGCGACGTGGCTCATGGGCGGCCTCAACTACCAGATCGAGCATCACCTGTTCCCGAACATGCCCCGGCCGCATCTGAGCCGGGCCCGCGCGATCGTCAAGGAACACAGCGAGACACTGAACGTCCCCTACGTCGAGACCAGTCTCTGGCGTTCGTATGGCATCGTCATCGCATATCTCAACCGTGTCGGCCTCGCGGCCCGCGACCCCTTCGAGTGCCCCATGACCTCCGCGGCCGCCCGAGCCTGA